Proteins from a single region of Palaemon carinicauda isolate YSFRI2023 chromosome 1, ASM3689809v2, whole genome shotgun sequence:
- the LOC137644562 gene encoding uncharacterized protein, which produces MVSPVPFALVVLVFVMVAGVPSQAAVLHGGSDVHKLVKSRGDYLNELNPELVTLLQQTLPEIHDIRIIDGPDGPRLDMPLSGCRDSLDCHHRFTNYLGLLVRMMETGKRRK; this is translated from the exons ATGGTGAGTCCCGTACCTTTTGCTCTGGTGGTATTGGTGTTCGTAATGGTTGCTGGAGTACCATCACAGGCCGCTGTGCTGCATG GTGGGTCCGATGTCCATAAGCTTGTCAAGTCCCGAGGAGACTATCTTAATGAGCTCAACCCGGAATTAGTGACTCTTCTTCAACAGACCCTTCCAGAGATTCACGATATCAGGATTATTGATG GACCTGACGGACCCAGGCTGGACATGCCTTTGAGCGGCTGCCGCGATTCCTTGGACTGCCACCACCGATTCACGAATTACTTGGGACTTTTGGTTAGGATGATGGAAACTGGAAAGAGAAGGAAGTAA